From one Thermatribacter velox genomic stretch:
- the rpmB gene encoding 50S ribosomal protein L28 — MAKCEICGKKPSFGNQISHSHRVSRRIWRPNIQKVRALINGQRRKISVCTACLKAGKVQKA; from the coding sequence ATGGCCAAGTGTGAAATATGCGGCAAGAAACCGTCTTTTGGAAATCAAATCAGCCATTCCCATCGGGTAAGCCGTCGGATATGGCGTCCCAATATTCAAAAGGTAAGAGCTCTGATTAATGGCCAGCGGAGAAAAATAAGTGTATGCACTGCTTGTCTTAAGGCTGGAAAGGTTCAAAAAGCTTAA
- the rpe gene encoding ribulose-phosphate 3-epimerase → MAKLAPSILSCDFSRLREQLLAAQAGGAEVIHVDVMDGHFVPNITFGVPIVKAVKKILPQATIDVHLMIETPRRYISEFAEAGADIISFHVEAERDFDATINLIKKHGKKAAVALCPGTPVEFVSEIISKLEMVLLLTVNPGFGGQTLLPGMDEKILKLRREIARRGLRTEIEIDGGVKEENIEYLASRGASIIVAGSLVFSDEEAIEEKVRRLSLKIKPY, encoded by the coding sequence ATGGCAAAACTTGCGCCTTCCATACTGTCTTGTGATTTTTCCCGCTTGAGGGAGCAATTGCTTGCTGCTCAAGCTGGAGGAGCAGAGGTAATCCACGTAGACGTCATGGATGGCCACTTTGTACCCAATATAACCTTTGGTGTTCCCATCGTCAAAGCGGTGAAAAAAATTTTACCTCAGGCCACTATAGACGTGCATCTGATGATTGAAACCCCACGTCGTTACATATCTGAATTTGCAGAGGCTGGTGCTGATATCATCAGTTTTCACGTGGAAGCCGAAAGGGATTTCGATGCAACGATAAACCTGATTAAAAAACACGGCAAAAAAGCAGCGGTGGCTCTTTGCCCTGGAACACCGGTAGAATTTGTATCCGAGATTATTTCCAAGCTGGAAATGGTCTTGTTGCTTACTGTGAACCCAGGTTTTGGAGGGCAAACATTGTTGCCTGGTATGGATGAAAAGATCCTCAAGTTACGCCGCGAAATAGCCCGCAGGGGTTTGAGGACAGAGATTGAAATTGATGGAGGAGTAAAAGAAGAAAATATCGAATATCTGGCTTCAAGGGGAGCTTCTATTATTGTTGCGGGATCGCTGGTTTTTTCGGATGAAGAAGCAATTGAAGAAAAAGTAAGACGGCTTTCCTTAAAAATAAAGCCATATTAA